The Oryza brachyantha chromosome 7, ObraRS2, whole genome shotgun sequence genomic interval CATACGCGCCTACGCacgcgccggcctcctccgccacgccgtcgATGCCTTCGAGCGCATGGACCTCTTCGCctgcccgcccgccgccgccgcctacaACGCCATCATGGACGCTCTCGTCCACGCCGCCTACCACGACCAGGCCCACAAGGTCTATGTCCGGATGCTTGCCGCCGGCGTTTCCCCCGACCTCCACACCCACACCATCCGCCTCCGGTCCTTCTGCCTCACCGCCCGCCCACACATCGCCCTGCGCCTCCTTCGAACCTTGCCAGACCGCGGCTGGGATGCCAGACCCGTTGCCTACTGCACCGTCGTCTGCGGCCTCTATGCGCACGGATACAGCCACGACGCGCGCCACCTGTTCGATGAAATGCTCCACAGGCATGTCTTCCCCAACCTCGCCTCTTTCAACATGGTTTTGCATGCTCTTTGCAAGAAAGGGGATGTCCTGGAGGCTGGCCTACTTCTTGGAAAGGTTATCCAGCGGGGCATGCCTGTTAACCTCTTCACCTATAATATATGGATCCGGGGGCTCTGTGAAGCTGGCAGGCTGCCCGAGGCTGTTCGACTTGTGGATGACATGCCCACATACGCTTTCCCCGACGTCATTACTTACAATACACTCATCCGTGGACTCTGTAAGGAGTCAATGCCCCAGGAAGCCATGCAATATCTTCGCAGGATGATGAATCAGGGCTGCTTGCCTGATGATTTCACCTACAACACAATCATTGGTGGGTACTGCAAGATGAGCATGGTGCAAGAAGCTACTGAGGTCCTCAAGGATGCTGTCTTTAAAGGTTTTGTGCCAGACCAGGTCACATATTGCTCATTGATCAATGGCCTATGTGCTGACGGTGATATCCAGAGGGCATTGGAGCTGTTTAATGAGGCCCAGGCAAAGGGAATCAAACCTGATATTGTTGTTTACAATTCTCTTATCAAGGGGCTCTGTCTTCAGGGGATGATCTTACATGCGCTGCAGGTCATGAATGAGATGTCTGAGGACGGCTGCCATCCTGACATTCAAACATACAATATTGTCATCAATGGACTATGCAAAATGGGGAATATTTCGGACGCCACAGTTATGATGAACGATGCCATCATCAAAGGCTACCTTCCAGATGTGTTTACCTTCAATACGCTGATTGATGGGTACTGCAAGAGCTTGAATCTGGACGGTGCTCTTCAGCTTGTTGAACGAATGTGGACATATGGCATCACTCCAGATGCTATCACATACAATTCAGTTCTAAATGGCCTCTGCAAAGCTGGGAAGGTCAATGAAGTTAACAAAACATTTGAAGAGATGATCCTTAAAGGGTGTCAACCAAACCCTATTACATACAACATACTGATAGAGAATTTTTGCAATTCTAATAAATTAGAAGAAGCTTCTAAGGTGATATTGAAGATGAGTCAAGAAGGATTACATCCTGATGCAGTTAGTTTCAACACACTCATTTATGGATTCTGTAGGAATGGTGATCTTGAAGGAGCATACTTACTGTTTCAGAAATTGGAGGAGAAAGGGTACCCTGTAACAGCTGATACTTTTAATACCCTGATTGGTGCGTTTTCTGGGAAACTGAATCTGCATATGgcagaaaatatttttgttgagatgaTCAGAAAGGGCCATAGCCCTGATTCATATACTTATCGTGTTCTAATTGATGGATCATGCAAGACTGCAAACGTTGACAATGCATACAAGTATCTAGTAGAAATGATAAGTGAGGGCTTTATTCCTTCAATGGCAACATTTGGTCGTGTTATAAACACACTAACTGTGAACCGTTGGATTTCTCATGCTGTTGGAATTATCCACATTATGGTGAAAATTGGAGTAGTTCCTGAGGTTGTTGATACCATCTTGAATGCTGACAAGAAAGAGATAGCTGCACCAAAGATACTTGTTGAGGATTTGATGAAGAAGggtcacattagttacactaCTTATGAAGTTCTGCATGAAGGAGTTAGAGATAACAAATTAACTAGAAAACACCGAATGCTGTTTCTCAACAACTTCAGTCATTCATAAACATTAGAGATGGTATGGTTTTGATGTATCAACCCACAAGTGTTTATATTATTCCACTTCTCCATGATCTTGTATGGAGGCAAACTTTGTTATTTCAGGTGTACTCTACCATATGTTGCTTAGAATATGGAAACTGGGGAGCATCTGATCAAGAATAAAGGAATACGTCAGAAGGTCTGTGGCTATTCTTTGTACTTCATATTCTAGGATACTAGTCTAAAGTCTTCTCTACATTTAATTTCAAACTTCTTTATGCTAAAAGTGTTTGTTTCAGACTGCAAGGGCGTTGGGAGTAGTTAATAGTTCGGAACATCAACCATATCGTACAAGATATCCTATTGCTATTCATGTTTTCAGGTACTTGTCTTTTCTCTTGTCCTGGAAAGATAATTTTGGTTTTCTACATGAACCAGGTGAGTGTTGAAAttcttttattgttttattgcTATTTTCTTCTGGGAGTGATACTTAACATTTATGCTTATTACATGTTTAGATGAAGAATCGGTCTAGAAGTGtgaatttgaaacaaaaattgCATTCTGTCTGCACTTGGAAAATTTTTCCCCATTCAGATTATACGAGCCTTCTGAGTATAAGGTTAAAGAGATCTCTAGTGCGAACTAGTGATTGTTCTGAATTGATTGAATACTAGAGGCTGTTTTAAATTCATGTAAACTAATAAATTGAGATCTTCAATGGTTAGtcaaattaattgtttgttttgaaGGAATGATTCCCATATCATACCATAATCTTCAGCAAGAGAACAGTGTGGCTGTTGTTCAATTGTTATTGGGATTCTATTATTTATCAAGTAGGTTTGGACACTAAAGCTAGAGCTGACAAGGAAATGAGAGGGACCATCAGCTACCAGGTGCTCATGTATAGTTTTATCAGGAAATGAGCCACTGGTCAGTGGCTCTTTTCACTATCAAACTATGATAGTAGAATATGCTAAAAGGTACTGTAACTTTCAGGTTTGGTGCGAAGTATTAATGATACCTGTTTAAACGAGCAGAGAGTTAAACATCACTTGCATACTTGGGGTGCAATTTAAAGGGCTAGGAAGCATCGGA includes:
- the LOC102706114 gene encoding putative pentatricopeptide repeat-containing protein At1g74580 yields the protein MPPAPVPAAVMKASTVPAYCSLIRQLASTGRLDAVDAALASARSRLDPASLHPLYVTSIRAYARAGLLRHAVDAFERMDLFACPPAAAAYNAIMDALVHAAYHDQAHKVYVRMLAAGVSPDLHTHTIRLRSFCLTARPHIALRLLRTLPDRGWDARPVAYCTVVCGLYAHGYSHDARHLFDEMLHRHVFPNLASFNMVLHALCKKGDVLEAGLLLGKVIQRGMPVNLFTYNIWIRGLCEAGRLPEAVRLVDDMPTYAFPDVITYNTLIRGLCKESMPQEAMQYLRRMMNQGCLPDDFTYNTIIGGYCKMSMVQEATEVLKDAVFKGFVPDQVTYCSLINGLCADGDIQRALELFNEAQAKGIKPDIVVYNSLIKGLCLQGMILHALQVMNEMSEDGCHPDIQTYNIVINGLCKMGNISDATVMMNDAIIKGYLPDVFTFNTLIDGYCKSLNLDGALQLVERMWTYGITPDAITYNSVLNGLCKAGKVNEVNKTFEEMILKGCQPNPITYNILIENFCNSNKLEEASKVILKMSQEGLHPDAVSFNTLIYGFCRNGDLEGAYLLFQKLEEKGYPVTADTFNTLIGAFSGKLNLHMAENIFVEMIRKGHSPDSYTYRVLIDGSCKTANVDNAYKYLVEMISEGFIPSMATFGRVINTLTVNRWISHAVGIIHIMVKIGVVPEVVDTILNADKKEIAAPKILVEDLMKKGHISYTTYEVLHEGVRDNKLTRKHRMLFLNNFSHS